A region of the Pseudostreptobacillus hongkongensis genome:
GATTCAACTAATCCTACCATTCTATCTAATGGTACAGCGAATACGTCAGCAACATCAGTATTAGTTGCATCAGTTTTGTCAATTATTTCAATGTGATCAAATGATGCCACTTTCTTGATTTCTATTGTAGCATCAGGATTTTTTTCCTTAACTCTTGCAATAGCTGCTTCATAATAAGGTGCCCAAGCTTCTTCTGCTTGTACTACTATGCTTCCTTTTAAACCAGATGCTGGTTCTTCTTTTGCTTCTTTATTACCACAAGATAATACTAAAGCTCCTAATAGGAAAGCACTCGTTAAAAGTTTTTTGAAATTCATAATTCTTTCACTCCTATTTTCTTTAATTTATTTTTGCAATCGCTTACAATTTACATTGATATTATACCTCAAATATACTAAAAGTCAATACCATTTTTAAAAATTTCTATTTTTTTCTAATAGTATAAATTCTAAACCTTGCATTAATATATTATCTAATAAAATTGTTTTATTAGTTTCATTTTTTCTAAAGTTTTCAAATATAACTCTATAATTTCCTTTATAGGTATCAGGGATATTAAAACTCTTTGTATCTTTTGATACATTTACAGCAATTAGTAATTTATTATCTATACTAAATATTAAAGATTCATAATCAAATCTAATTATATCTATCTTTTCTTCTATAACATCAAAATTTCCTAATTTAAACAAATCATTTGAGCTTCTATATTTTATTAAATCAGAAAAATAATTAACATATTCTTGATATTTTTGCGCTCTTTCAAAATCAAACTTATTTATTTCATCACTAGATTTATATGAATTTTCTATACCAAACTTAGTTCTAAAAAATTCTTGACCTGCATGTATAAAAGGTATTCCTTGTGAACACAAAACGATAGATGTTGCTATTGCTTGCATTCTTATTCTTTCATCTAAACTACTTTCAGAATTTGTTATTTCAAAATGATCAAATACTGTATTATTATCATGCGCTTCAATATATTGAATTACTTGATTTGGTGATATATATCCCCTTAAATTAATTCCACCTTTAATTGAATTTAACAATCTTTCATCCACAGTACCATTATTTACAAAACCTCTTTCTAATTTTTCAAATGTTGAACCACGTAAACTATCACGCATATCATCACTAAAGAAAGAAATGTTTGGCATTTTATATGCGTTATATTGATTAGCTTTTAATTCTTTATTTAAATTTGTATTTAGATCCCAACCTTCACCAAGTATTATTATACTATCATCAATTTTATTTAATTCTTTTCTTATTTCATTCATAGTTTCTACATCTAAAATCCCCATAAGATCAAATCTGAAACCATCTAGTTTATATTCACTTGCCCAATATTTAATACTATCAACTATATACTTTCTTATCATGTATTTTTCACTTGCAACATCATTTCCACAACCAGTTCCATTAGAAAAATCTCCATTTTCATAAAATCTAAAAGCATAATTTTCTAAAGTTTTCCATAAACTATGATCCATAGCATCAAACACATGATTATATACAACATCCATAATTACTCTAAATCCATTTTCATGAAGTACTTTTATCATTTCTTTTAATTCTTTTATTCTGTTATATGGATCTTGCGGATTAGTTGAATAAGATCCTTCTGGTATATTATAGTTTACAGGATCATATCCCCAGTTATATCTTAAATCTGGATTTAATTCATCAACTGAATCACTTGAATAATCATAAAAAGGTAATATTTGAATATGAGTTACACCCAATTTTTTTAAATAATTTAGTTGTTTTTCTTCTACTACCCCTAAATATTTACCTTTATTTTTAGCATTAAGAGTAAAATCTCTAATGTGTAATTCATAAATAACTGTATCCAGTATATTTTCAAAACTACTCATTCTTTTAAAATTTAAAGGATTTGTTCTATCAAGATCAATTATATACCCATTTTCACCATTTGCATTGCATGATATTGCATATGGATCTAAAGTAGTATATACAATATCATCAAAATATACCTTATACATATATGAACTTCCATCTAAATTTCTAGTTACTTCTAATTCATATACACCATTATCATTCTTATTCATTTCTAAAACTTCATCATTTAATAAAAGTTCTACCTTATTTGAAAGGGGAGAAAATAATCTAAATATTGATTTTTTACTAGAATACTCTACTCCTAACTTTCCATCATATCTGTATTTTTCATCTATTATATCTATATTTC
Encoded here:
- the pulA gene encoding type I pullulanase; its protein translation is MLRNIDIIDEKYRYDGKLGVEYSSKKSIFRLFSPLSNKVELLLNDEVLEMNKNDNGVYELEVTRNLDGSSYMYKVYFDDIVYTTLDPYAISCNANGENGYIIDLDRTNPLNFKRMSSFENILDTVIYELHIRDFTLNAKNKGKYLGVVEEKQLNYLKKLGVTHIQILPFYDYSSDSVDELNPDLRYNWGYDPVNYNIPEGSYSTNPQDPYNRIKELKEMIKVLHENGFRVIMDVVYNHVFDAMDHSLWKTLENYAFRFYENGDFSNGTGCGNDVASEKYMIRKYIVDSIKYWASEYKLDGFRFDLMGILDVETMNEIRKELNKIDDSIIILGEGWDLNTNLNKELKANQYNAYKMPNISFFSDDMRDSLRGSTFEKLERGFVNNGTVDERLLNSIKGGINLRGYISPNQVIQYIEAHDNNTVFDHFEITNSESSLDERIRMQAIATSIVLCSQGIPFIHAGQEFFRTKFGIENSYKSSDEINKFDFERAQKYQEYVNYFSDLIKYRSSNDLFKLGNFDVIEEKIDIIRFDYESLIFSIDNKLLIAVNVSKDTKSFNIPDTYKGNYRVIFENFRKNETNKTILLDNILMQGLEFILLEKNRNF